From Paenibacillus sp. V4I7, one genomic window encodes:
- the ltrA gene encoding group II intron reverse transcriptase/maturase yields MNAVKSANYTKVKVQELQRTLYLAAKANTKRRFHALYDKVSRSDVMWEAWKRVKANRGSAGIDGVTIQYIILEYGEEQFVRDTQQQLLEGTYRPKPVRRKDIPKGDGKTRPLGIPVIRDRLVQMAAKIILEAIFEADFKDCSFGFRPKRSARQAIEEIRKTVNYGRVYWVVDVDITGYFNNIPHAKLLKLLEQRVSDRRVLKLIRNWLKAGVMEEGLFHDTEIGSPQGGVISPLLANIYLNYLDSIWEKQFSHIGTLVRYADDLVILCRQKTHALEAIQVLKAVFQKLELSMNTDKSKLVNVWMDEEGFDFLGFHHRRMPRLFKTGKFYDLRSFPSKKAAKKMRAKVKEVTGPRSLLYWSPKQMVDKLNPIIQGWKNYYGSVDPGMSNKFLTKVDWYIIGRLTLYWNKKHKRNHLHPRKVAEVLGRIGLKRVSAWGSYTAQGEEHRKAVCGKTARTV; encoded by the coding sequence GTGAATGCAGTGAAATCTGCTAACTACACGAAAGTAAAAGTTCAAGAACTTCAAAGAACCCTCTACCTTGCGGCGAAGGCAAATACCAAGCGCAGATTTCATGCTCTGTACGACAAAGTGAGCAGATCAGATGTGATGTGGGAAGCATGGAAACGGGTCAAGGCAAATCGAGGTAGTGCAGGAATCGACGGTGTGACGATTCAGTACATCATACTGGAGTATGGGGAAGAGCAATTCGTGAGAGACACGCAACAACAGTTGCTTGAGGGTACCTACCGTCCCAAGCCAGTACGAAGAAAGGATATACCGAAAGGCGATGGGAAAACGCGTCCGTTAGGAATACCCGTAATTCGGGATAGACTGGTACAAATGGCGGCGAAAATAATCCTAGAGGCGATCTTCGAGGCGGATTTCAAAGATTGCTCGTTCGGGTTTCGGCCGAAACGAAGCGCAAGACAAGCGATCGAGGAGATTCGCAAGACGGTAAATTACGGGAGAGTGTACTGGGTGGTGGATGTAGACATCACAGGGTATTTTAACAACATCCCGCATGCCAAATTGCTCAAACTTCTGGAACAACGTGTTAGCGATCGAAGAGTATTAAAACTCATTCGAAATTGGCTGAAAGCCGGCGTCATGGAAGAAGGCCTGTTCCATGACACGGAAATCGGCAGCCCACAAGGTGGGGTTATTTCCCCGTTACTTGCGAACATCTACCTAAACTATCTCGATTCAATATGGGAGAAACAATTCTCTCATATTGGCACATTGGTGCGATATGCCGATGATCTAGTCATTTTGTGCAGGCAAAAGACCCACGCTCTTGAAGCCATTCAGGTGCTTAAGGCAGTCTTCCAAAAATTGGAGCTGTCGATGAATACGGACAAGTCCAAGTTAGTGAACGTGTGGATGGACGAGGAAGGATTCGACTTTCTTGGATTCCATCACCGCCGCATGCCAAGGTTGTTTAAGACAGGGAAATTCTATGACCTTCGTAGCTTTCCTTCCAAGAAAGCGGCGAAGAAGATGCGTGCTAAGGTGAAGGAAGTAACTGGCCCACGATCGCTGCTCTACTGGTCGCCTAAACAAATGGTGGACAAGCTCAATCCCATCATACAAGGTTGGAAGAACTATTACGGGAGCGTAGATCCAGGCATGAGCAATAAGTTCCTAACAAAAGTGGACTGGTATATCATCGGGAGATTGACACTGTACTGGAACAAGAAACACAAACGAAATCATCTGCACCCGAGAAAGGTAGCAGAAGTTCTCGGACGTATAGGACTGAAACGAGTTAGTGCTTGGGGTAGCTATACTGCACAAGGTGAAGAACATCGGAAAGCCGTATGCGGGAAAACCGCTCGTACGGTTTGA
- the ltrA gene encoding group II intron reverse transcriptase/maturase, which produces MNADYTANATNENARRLQNTLYLAAKENPKRKFHALYDKVFRKDILQEAWTRVKTNRGSAGIDGQSIGEEFFIEEIRQQLMNGEYRPSPVKRKEIPKPDGKTRPLGIPTVRDRTVQMATKLVIEGIFEADFKDCSYGFRPKRSAHQAIKSIRESINWGAAVNWVVDVDITGYFDNISHSKLMKLVEERICDRRILKLIRQWLEAGVMKDGVWHKTKIGSPQGGVISPLLANIYLNYLDTIWEKRFSHLGKLVRYADDLVILCRYKPQALEAIHVLKAIFGKLELTMNTSKSKLVCLWRNQDGFDFLGFHHRKMPHLHKKGVMYRLRSFPSKKAMKKMRTRLKEETASRGRLNWSLKLMVELLNPMIQGWRNFYAHQDVDRSMANRFLAKVDWYILRRLRQFWNNKHRKRKRNWSEMHILLQRTGLKTLCTWKNRTAQDEERRKAVCGKTARTV; this is translated from the coding sequence GTGAATGCCGATTACACGGCTAACGCCACCAATGAAAACGCTCGACGACTCCAAAATACCCTCTATCTTGCGGCTAAGGAGAACCCGAAGCGTAAGTTTCATGCGCTGTACGACAAAGTATTCCGGAAAGATATCCTGCAAGAAGCATGGACAAGAGTGAAAACCAATCGTGGAAGTGCCGGCATCGATGGACAATCAATCGGTGAAGAATTCTTCATCGAAGAGATCAGACAACAGCTAATGAATGGGGAATACCGACCGTCTCCGGTCAAACGGAAAGAGATTCCGAAACCTGACGGAAAGACACGTCCCTTGGGCATTCCAACAGTCCGTGACCGAACTGTTCAGATGGCAACCAAACTGGTGATCGAAGGCATATTCGAAGCAGATTTTAAAGATTGCTCTTACGGATTTCGCCCCAAGCGGTCGGCTCACCAGGCTATAAAGAGCATCCGGGAAAGCATCAATTGGGGAGCCGCCGTCAACTGGGTGGTCGACGTAGATATTACTGGCTACTTCGATAATATCTCCCACAGCAAGCTGATGAAACTGGTCGAAGAACGCATCTGCGACAGGCGCATTCTAAAGTTAATTAGACAGTGGCTTGAAGCAGGTGTAATGAAGGATGGCGTATGGCACAAAACGAAGATTGGAAGCCCACAAGGCGGTGTAATATCTCCTCTTCTGGCCAACATCTATCTCAACTACCTCGATACGATATGGGAAAAACGGTTTTCTCATCTGGGCAAGCTAGTCAGGTATGCAGATGATCTTGTCATTCTTTGCCGGTACAAGCCGCAGGCACTCGAAGCTATTCATGTACTCAAGGCCATCTTCGGAAAACTAGAGTTAACCATGAACACGTCAAAATCAAAGTTAGTATGTCTATGGAGGAATCAGGATGGGTTTGACTTTCTTGGTTTTCACCACAGGAAGATGCCGCATCTCCATAAAAAAGGGGTTATGTATAGACTTCGAAGCTTTCCATCGAAGAAAGCAATGAAGAAGATGCGTACTCGTTTGAAGGAAGAAACGGCATCCAGAGGCCGATTAAACTGGTCGTTAAAACTGATGGTCGAGCTACTGAATCCTATGATCCAAGGATGGCGTAACTTCTACGCTCATCAGGATGTGGATCGAAGTATGGCAAACCGTTTCCTTGCAAAAGTTGACTGGTACATTCTGAGGAGATTGAGACAGTTCTGGAATAACAAACACAGGAAGCGCAAGCGGAATTGGTCGGAGATGCATATTCTGCTTCAACGTACAGGACTGAAAACATTATGCACTTGGAAAAACCGTACTGCCCAAGATGAAGAACGTCGGAAAGCCGTATGCGGGAAAACTGCACGTACGGTTTGA
- a CDS encoding YdcF family protein translates to MNSIKKPVPKYPEVPILNDRQIQEITDICFLELQEPSPCDAIFVFGGSHPGNFEKPLEAYQRNLGEKIIITGNSSTWGMVHPSWKHGDVPQAGVIVSFLVSKGVPESAIVYQDRSKNSLEDILFAKEVFDFRRINSLLFITKSYGAGRQWRILTKHMPSHLIFIPFPFDTNFGDDEPVMTRDNWMETAKNRSLVFGEYLRIACYSRKGDITPLEKQIEGLENSVEEYF, encoded by the coding sequence GTGAATAGTATCAAGAAACCTGTTCCTAAATACCCAGAAGTACCCATTCTAAATGATAGACAAATTCAAGAAATCACTGACATTTGCTTTCTTGAATTACAAGAGCCATCGCCGTGCGATGCGATTTTTGTATTTGGAGGATCACATCCTGGCAACTTTGAAAAGCCATTGGAAGCTTATCAAAGAAACTTAGGTGAAAAGATAATCATTACAGGTAATTCAAGTACATGGGGCATGGTTCACCCTTCTTGGAAACATGGTGATGTACCCCAGGCAGGGGTGATTGTGTCGTTTTTGGTATCAAAAGGTGTGCCGGAGAGTGCTATTGTATATCAAGATCGCTCTAAAAATTCTTTAGAGGATATATTATTTGCTAAGGAGGTATTCGATTTCAGAAGAATAAATAGTTTATTATTTATCACTAAAAGCTACGGTGCTGGAAGACAATGGCGAATTTTAACAAAACACATGCCTTCGCACCTTATATTTATACCCTTTCCTTTCGATACTAATTTCGGTGATGATGAGCCTGTCATGACAAGAGACAATTGGATGGAAACAGCAAAGAATCGTTCGCTGGTCTTTGGAGAGTATTTGCGTATAGCTTGTTATAGCAGAAAGGGAGATATTACCCCTTTGGAAAAGCAAATTGAGGGGCTTGAAAACTCTGTAGAAGAATATTTCTAG
- a CDS encoding RNA polymerase sigma factor produces MREYPISEQQSKEMYIEYSSYVYGIALMMTKSKMLADDITQETFLRAFQKFHLYDPSKPLRPWLFRMTINLIRSTQRKQRWLTFFGKVPDDAMSDSLEDLILKNEREQELWQVVNNLLKKRKDVIILHYYAGLTLQEVASILGIRLGTCKSRLHAALKQLRENNEDNYLLIPIKENMK; encoded by the coding sequence ATGAGGGAATACCCGATATCAGAGCAACAATCCAAAGAAATGTATATAGAATATTCCTCATATGTGTATGGAATTGCACTTATGATGACCAAGTCAAAAATGCTGGCTGATGACATTACACAGGAAACATTTTTGCGAGCATTTCAAAAATTTCATTTGTATGATCCATCAAAACCCCTACGTCCATGGCTATTTCGGATGACGATAAATTTGATAAGAAGCACACAAAGAAAGCAGCGATGGCTCACCTTCTTCGGAAAAGTTCCAGATGATGCCATGTCTGACTCCTTGGAAGATTTGATTCTGAAAAATGAAAGGGAACAAGAATTATGGCAAGTGGTCAACAACTTATTGAAAAAAAGAAAAGATGTCATTATTTTGCATTATTATGCTGGATTAACTCTCCAAGAGGTTGCGTCTATTTTAGGTATTCGACTAGGAACTTGTAAATCCAGATTACATGCGGCTTTAAAACAATTAAGGGAAAACAATGAGGATAACTATCTTCTCATTCCAATAAAGGAGAATATGAAATGA
- a CDS encoding DUF4179 domain-containing protein encodes MTLNANHEKRESEFPSDVAKAVQDRVKLLTPPSSFEYLWHLYQQSNRGNQRAGHLLKSTKRRKWILSLNVVVLCLVFVFGAGMISQTFGATLKKIPFIELLYKHSGGLPNGLEQIDQKNLSTSVNLSATNKDIKFSIVDVFYDGFQIVINYEVDFLNTQTKLTSEDATMNYDYKIEGAHPTMISTHVFTITGDHTFVGTTLIDTATLPDHPEITMSVNQIGNTKGNWKVTVPLSSEKSSRLTTTFHPEISAAYKNITITVNKITFTPVTTQLEIKSKERDLSFKIKDDLETPFEYAGGRGGNGEHFLSFSPVSLINPKPRFLTLVIMDTSGVTVNQKNVYADYTDKFPITMQGYNGGFIKITNVEFLADTTIVYYEASDANNQTPFLMFQDSSGKRYSYNKHPIRLSRDTFSYKLQFPKLDSVSGLKFLMPIDVFEEEPKKPLEIKIPLNWGD; translated from the coding sequence ATGACTCTGAATGCCAATCACGAGAAAAGAGAGAGCGAATTTCCGTCTGATGTAGCAAAGGCCGTGCAAGACCGTGTGAAACTTCTCACCCCTCCCTCATCGTTTGAGTACCTTTGGCATCTTTATCAGCAGTCAAATCGCGGAAATCAAAGAGCGGGACATCTGCTAAAATCAACCAAGCGGAGAAAATGGATATTATCACTCAACGTAGTTGTCTTATGCTTGGTATTCGTTTTCGGAGCAGGAATGATATCTCAAACATTTGGTGCAACGTTAAAAAAAATCCCTTTTATTGAATTACTGTATAAGCATTCAGGAGGCCTCCCCAACGGATTAGAACAAATCGATCAAAAAAACTTAAGTACGTCGGTGAACCTATCAGCTACGAATAAAGACATCAAATTTTCCATTGTGGACGTGTTTTATGATGGGTTTCAAATTGTGATTAATTATGAAGTCGATTTCCTCAATACTCAGACAAAGTTAACTTCAGAGGACGCTACTATGAATTACGATTATAAAATCGAGGGTGCTCACCCTACTATGATATCGACCCATGTCTTTACAATAACCGGTGACCATACTTTCGTAGGAACAACCTTGATTGATACTGCAACGTTACCAGATCATCCAGAGATAACCATGTCCGTAAATCAAATTGGGAATACAAAGGGGAATTGGAAGGTTACAGTTCCTTTATCAAGTGAAAAATCATCACGTCTTACCACAACTTTTCATCCCGAAATATCGGCTGCTTATAAAAATATAACAATTACCGTAAATAAAATTACATTCACACCTGTGACCACTCAACTCGAAATAAAATCGAAAGAACGGGATTTAAGCTTTAAAATTAAAGATGATTTGGAAACACCTTTTGAATATGCTGGAGGGAGGGGAGGGAATGGTGAGCATTTTTTAAGTTTTAGTCCAGTTTCTCTGATTAATCCTAAACCGCGTTTTCTTACCTTGGTAATTATGGATACATCAGGAGTAACAGTGAACCAGAAAAATGTATATGCGGATTATACCGATAAATTTCCCATAACCATGCAAGGCTACAATGGTGGATTCATCAAGATTACGAATGTTGAGTTTTTGGCAGATACAACTATCGTTTACTACGAAGCAAGCGATGCGAATAACCAAACGCCTTTTCTTATGTTTCAAGATTCCTCAGGCAAACGGTATTCCTACAATAAACATCCGATACGTCTTTCAAGGGACACTTTTTCCTACAAATTACAATTCCCGAAATTAGACTCAGTTTCAGGGCTCAAATTCCTAATGCCAATTGATGTATTTGAGGAAGAGCCTAAAAAACCATTGGAAATCAAAATACCATTAAATTGGGGAGATTAA
- a CDS encoding IS110 family transposase, which translates to MKFKSQDKQNQLIENITVNHLVVGVDIAQETHVARAVNFRGVALGNPLVFSNDEDGFKSLYLWICDLLASFRLTQVIVGMEPTGHYWFSLAGWLKNKEIEAVLVNPHLVKKNKENRDNTRSKSDKKDALVIADMVKNGYYSPVRFHSSEYEELRVLMANRETVVKRLVSAVNQIHRWVDIVFPELRQVFKILTCKGALLTLRLFPLPAELCKLSPDDVIKSWQKSMKRHSGVRRAHLLIDFAKKTVGSKQATHAYKLHLEQLLEEHDLATKQLQRIEKEAKDVVDRIPYSGKILAITGISAIALAGILGESGDLRGYAHGNALLRHAGLNVTEASSGKWKGQLKLSKRGRPRLRHFLYLITMCMVMSNQEFKALHHYNVQVKKLKKMKSIMKLCGKLARLLVGMARSDEAYNPDKIFALAA; encoded by the coding sequence ATGAAGTTTAAATCACAAGATAAGCAAAATCAACTTATTGAAAACATTACCGTTAATCATCTTGTTGTTGGTGTAGACATTGCTCAAGAGACTCATGTTGCCAGAGCGGTTAACTTCCGCGGTGTCGCTCTCGGTAATCCTTTAGTGTTTAGTAATGACGAAGATGGCTTTAAGTCCCTCTACCTTTGGATTTGCGATTTGTTAGCCTCATTTAGGTTAACCCAAGTAATCGTTGGTATGGAACCAACTGGTCACTACTGGTTCAGCCTTGCAGGTTGGCTAAAAAACAAAGAAATCGAAGCCGTACTTGTTAATCCTCATCTAGTTAAAAAGAATAAAGAAAACCGCGACAATACACGCTCTAAAAGTGACAAAAAAGATGCTTTAGTTATTGCCGACATGGTGAAAAACGGCTACTACTCCCCTGTTCGTTTCCATTCCTCTGAGTATGAGGAGCTGCGAGTACTCATGGCTAACCGAGAAACAGTCGTTAAACGACTTGTAAGTGCCGTTAACCAGATCCACCGCTGGGTCGACATTGTCTTCCCTGAACTCAGACAAGTCTTTAAAATCTTAACTTGCAAGGGTGCATTGTTAACCCTTCGGCTTTTTCCGCTCCCGGCTGAGCTATGTAAACTAAGTCCTGACGATGTAATTAAAAGTTGGCAGAAATCAATGAAGCGGCATTCTGGTGTGCGTAGAGCTCATCTACTCATCGATTTTGCCAAGAAAACAGTTGGATCTAAGCAGGCAACACATGCTTACAAACTCCATCTAGAACAGCTCCTTGAGGAGCATGACTTAGCAACTAAGCAACTGCAGAGGATCGAAAAAGAAGCCAAAGACGTTGTTGATCGTATCCCCTATTCAGGCAAAATCCTTGCCATTACTGGGATAAGTGCAATTGCTCTAGCTGGTATTTTAGGAGAGTCTGGAGATCTTAGAGGTTATGCGCACGGGAATGCTCTACTCCGTCACGCAGGCCTCAATGTGACCGAAGCAAGCTCGGGTAAATGGAAGGGACAACTGAAGCTCAGTAAACGAGGCCGTCCACGCCTGCGTCACTTTCTCTATTTAATCACGATGTGCATGGTCATGAGTAACCAAGAATTTAAAGCCTTACACCACTACAATGTTCAGGTGAAAAAGCTTAAAAAGATGAAGTCTATCATGAAGCTATGTGGAAAGCTAGCTCGACTCTTAGTAGGAATGGCCCGTAGTGATGAAGCCTACAACCCCGATAAAATCTTTGCATTAGCAGCTTAA